One window of the Pieris rapae chromosome 13, ilPieRapa1.1, whole genome shotgun sequence genome contains the following:
- the LOC110995528 gene encoding protein KRI1 homolog, whose amino-acid sequence MTKKKLFDEDSEEDETDLKTENSYAKNYDRWREKEELHKLEQKYGQKPSSDVSGSDSEDESDEPPEISEEIETQFLKTLSLLKTKDPRVYDPNYKFFNEKVEKEKEITEDVKKVTFADSDEDDDDNPNIFNIEKKAVIEDPTKTEDEKLKKYLTGKADHIDEEIEKDLEPLKALWSDPKLNDGEAFLRDYILNKRYLETEEAEETDQKIRDDEDLEADEKTVEEQGKFERAYNFRFEEPDDEYLKRYPRTMNFIRPKDDRRSRKRAEIAQRKEEEKKKKMEEIGRMKALKLKEIQEKIAKIKEVTGNEELAFEEADIEGDFDPAEHDRRMKAIFDEQFYGEADDEKPVFPDLDEELEIENWEKYNVQQDNKHDEDELHCEDEDFNMDADYDPKEAKKNLVEELKRDQNKKRRNRKRKSKLAEILAQEKPKFAPQVEKSYAEYMEEYYKMDCEDVIGDLPTRFKYREVVPNDFGLTIEEILLADDKELTQWVPLKKLVKYRPENIEKSEVNTYRQKAADERLKKKILPSLFKDLPEEPEIVVPVEETILKKKKKKKKNKSKSEDATATNNTILENQEINSEATNIVEPDKKSKKKKNRDSTKESNILTNELSNIGNEDNVISQEINSNNHVQSKKKKKNTIDNLKDNSKHIEISIDDKTKVEETKHADKKSKKKHKKVFNNEIINLSVTSSGEINENKSQLNDNHNNVNTKNKIKKMKNNNFIVEDVTEASNKASTNARTKNTQKRKANHDNSNIPRKKNKNKKQWKSHDKNENTNPLAKLSDERLKAYGLNPKKYRSFLKYKKF is encoded by the exons ATGactaaaaagaaattatttgacGAAGATTCAGAAGAGGATGAGACTGATTTGAAAACAGAGAATAGCTATGCAAAGAATTATGATAGATGGCGGGAGAAGGAAGAActtcataaat tGGAACAGAAGTATGGTCAGAAACCCAGTTCAGATGTATCTGGGTCTGACAGCGAGGATGAGAGTGATGAGCCTCCAGAAATTTCAGAAGAAATTGAAACACAATTCCTTAAAACCTTGtccttattaaaaactaaggaTCCTAGAGTATATGATCCCAATTATAAATTCTTCAATGAAAAGGTAGAAAAGGAAAaag AAATAACTGAAGATGTGAAGAAAGTGACTTTTGCTGACAGTGACgaagatgatgatgataatccaaatatatttaatattgagaaAAAAGCTGTAATAGAGGATCCTACTAAAACtgag gacgaaaaattgaaaaaatatttaactggtAAAGCTGATCACATTGATGAAGAAATTGAAAAGGATTTGGAACCATTGAAAGCTTTGTGGTCTGATCCAAAACTGAATGATGGTGAAGCTTTTCTTAGAGACTACATCCTAAATAAGAG ATATCTAGAAACAGAAGAAGCAGAGGAAACAGATCAGAAAATCCGTGATGATGAAGATCTTGAGGCTGATGAAAAGACAGTTGAGGAGCAAGGCAAGTTCGAGAGAGCATATAACTTTAGATTTGAAGAGCCTGATGATGaatat CTAAAACGCTATCCCCGAACTATGAACTTCATTCGTCCCAAAGACGATCGTAGATCTCGAAAACGAGCAGAAATAGCGCAAAGGAAAGAAGaggaaaagaaaaagaagatgGAGGAGATTGGGCGAATGAAAGCTCTTAAATTGAAAGAGATTCAGGAGAAGATTGCCAAGATCAAGGAAGTCACAGGAAATGAAGAACTAGCTTTTGag GAAGCAGATATAGAAGGAGACTTTGATCCAGCTGAGCATGATAGACGGATGAAAGCAATATTTGATGAACAGTTTTACGGAGAAGCTGATGATGAGAAACCAGTGTTTCCAGATCTTGATGAGGAGCTAGAGATTG aaaattGGGAAAAATATAATGTGCAACAAGACAATAAGCACGATGAAGATGAACTTCATTGTGAAGATGAAGATTTCAAT ATGGATGCTGATTACGATCCAAAAGAAGCAAAGAAAAATCTTGTAGAAGAATTGAAAAGAGATCAGAACAAGAAGCGCAGAAATAGGAAACGGAAATCAAAACTGGCCGAAATACTAGCACAGGAAAAGCCAAAG TTCGCACCACAAGTGGAAAAGAGTTATGCGGAATATATGGAAGAATACTATAAAATGGACTGTGAGGATGTAATTGGGGATCTGCCGACAAGATTCAAGTACAGAGAAGTTGTACCAAATGACTTTGGACTCACTATTGAAGAG aTACTGCTAGCAGATGACAAAGAATTGACACAGTGGGTGCCACTAAAGAAACTTGTGAAATATCGTCCAGAAAATATTGAGAAGAGTGAAGTAAACACATACAGACAAAAAGCAGCAGATGAAAGACTAAAAAAGAAGATTCTACCTAGTCTGTTTAAGGATCTACCAGA aGAGCCTGAAATAGTAGTACCTGTAGAAGAAACCATTttgaagaaaaagaaaaagaagaagaaaaataaaagtaaatctgAAGATGCTACTGCTACAAACAATACTATTTTAGAAaatcaagaaataaattcaGAAGCAACTAACATAGTGGAACCTGATAAAAAgtctaaaaagaaaaagaatcgTGATAGTACAAAAGAAAGTAATATTCTTACTAATGAACTGTCAAATATAGGAAATGAAGATAATGTAATTAGTcaagaaataaattctaaCAACCATGTTCAatctaaaaagaaaaagaagaacaCAATAGATAATTTGAAGGataattcaaaacatattGAGATTTCCATAGATGATAAAACGAAAGTTGAGGAAACTAAACATGCAGACAAGAAAAGtaagaaaaaacataaaaaagttttcaataatgaaatcattaatttaagtGTAACAAGCAGTGGAGAAATAAACGAGAATAAAAGCCAACTAAatgataatcataataatgttaatacaaagaataaaattaagaaaatgaaaaataacaatttcataGTAGAAGATGTTACGGAAGCATCTAATAAGGCAAGTACTAACGCGAGAACGAAAAATACGCAAAAACGTAAAGCCAATCATGATAATAGCAATATCCCAAGAAAAAAGAATAAGAACAAAAAACAATGGAAGTCTCATGACAAGAATGAAAATACAAATCCTCTAGCAAAGCTATCAGATGAACGTTTGAAGGCTTACGGATTAAATCCCAAAAAGTATAGGAGTttcttgaaatataaaaagttttaa
- the LOC110995530 gene encoding cleavage and polyadenylation specificity factor 73 — protein MTTNPRKGVDAVPYEESDQLTIRPLGAGQEVGRSCIMLEFKGKKIMLDCGIHPGLSGMDALPFVDLIEADEVDLLLISHFHLDHSGALPWFLTKTSFKGRVFMTHATKAIYRWLVSDYIKVSNISTEQMLYTESDLEGSMDRIETINFHEEKDVRGVRFWAYNAGHVLGAAMFMIEIAGVKVLYTGDFSRQEDRHLMAAEIPTVHPDVLITESTYGTHIHEKREERESRFTSLVSDIVMRGGRCLIPVFALGRAQELLLILDEYWSLHPELQDIPIYYASSLAKKCMAVYQTYINAMNDRIRRQIAVNNPFIFRHISNLKGIDHFEDIGPCVIMASPGMMQSGLSRELFESWCTDPKNGVIIAGYCVEGTLAKTILSEPEEITTMSGQKLPLKMSVDYISFSAHTDYQQTSEFINILKPPHVVLVHGEQNEMSRLKAALQREHRSRLAVHTPRNTQLLALTFRGDKTAKVMGSLAVEPPQPGDTLQGVLVKRNFNYHILAPSDLNKYTELSQSEVVQRQSIHYTGSNAVLRHAVLRLAGTVEFLSETRWRLYGCLDMIIEPPVITLEWQAQPVSDMYADAVVAALLAAASMPQPTHLPLAPKLDRMHFKECVIEMLQEMFGEDSVPKMFKGEKLHVEVNGKRADIDLLALDVTSNDEALERMVQSAISKLYAALAPVKPPPPPTC, from the exons atgacaacTAATCCACGGAAAGGCGTTGATGCTGTACCATATGAAGAAAGTGATCAACTAACTATTCGAccctt AGGTGCTGGGCAAGAAGTAGGGCGATCATGCATAATGTTGGAATTTAAAGGGAAGAAAATAATG CTGGACTGTGGCATTCACCCAGGCTTATCAGGAATGGATGCATTGCCATTTGTAGATCTTATTGAAGCTGATGAAGTGGATTTACTGCTCATATCTCA cttTCATCTTGACCATAGTGGAGCATTACCTTGGTTTCTGACAAAAACATCATTTAAAGGAAGAGTTTTTATGACACATGCAACTAAAGCTATTTACAGATGGCTTGTATcagattatattaaagttag caACATATCAACAGAGCAGATGTTGTACACAGAGTCTGATTTAGAAGGATCCATGGATCGTATAGAAACAATCAACTTTCATGAGGAAAAAGATGTGCGAGGAGTGAGGTTCTGGGCATACAATGCTGGGCATGTGCTTGGAGCTGCAATGTTTATGATTGAAATTGCTGGTGTtaag GTTTTATATACAGGAGATTTTTCAAGACAAGAAGACAGACATTTAATGGCAGCTGAAATACCCACTGTACATCCTGATGTATTGATAAca gaatCCACATACGGAACACATATACACGAAAAACGCGAGGAGCGAGAGAGTCGTTTCACAAGTCTTGTGAGTGATATAGTGATGCGTGGTGGGCGTTGCCTCATACCAGTCTTTGCTTTGGGACGCGCACAGGAACTTTTACTTATACTGG ATGAATACTGGTCTCTTCACCCCGAGCTGCAAGACATTCCTATATACTACGCTTCGTCACTCGCGAAGAAATGTATGGCCGTGTACCAGACTTACATCAACGCTATGAACGACCGCATCCGAAGACAGATAGCGGTCAATAATCCGTTTATCTTCAGACATATCTCTAATTTGAAG GGAATAGACCATTTCGAGGATATAGGACCCTGTGTGATAATGGCGTCTCCGGGAATGATGCAGTCTGGACTCTCCCGGGAACTCTTCGAGTCGTGGTGTACTGATCCTAAGAACGGTGTTATTATAGCTG GTTACTGTGTGGAAGGAACTTTGGCTAAGACAATTCTATCGGAGCCTGAAGAGATCACGACGATGTCAGGCCAAAAGCTGCCTTTGAAGATGTCAGTGGATTACATCTCTTTCTCAGCGCACACAGACTACCAGCAAACGTCAGAATTCATCAATATATTGAAACCACCGCATGTG GTGTTGGTGCATGGAGAACAGAACGAGATGTCTCGGCTGAAGGCAGCGCTGCAGCGGGAACATAGATCGAGGCTGGCCGTTCATACGCCGAGGAACACACAACTACTGGCCCTCACTTTCAGAGGGGATAAAACTGCAAAG gtaatgGGTTCGCTAGCCGTAGAGCCTCCACAGCCCGGGGACACATTACAGGGTGTTCTCgttaaaaggaattttaattaCCATATATTAGCACCTTCAGATCTTAATA AATACACAGAATTAAGTCAATCAGAGGTTGTCCAACGGCAATCCATCCATTACACGGGCTCCAATGCCGTGCTGCGTCACGCCGTGCTTCGTTTGGCCGGGACCGTGGAGTTCCTCAGCGAGACGAGGTGGAGGCTCTATGGGTGCCTCGACATGATCATAGAACCGCCTGTTATCACGCTAgag TGGCAAGCGCAGCCGGTGTCAGACATGTACGCGGATGCGGTGGTAGCGGCCTTACTGGCCGCGGCCTCCATGCCCCAACCCACGCATCTGCCTCTCGCGCCCAAATTGGACCGGATGCACTTTAag GAGTGCGTCATAGAGATGCTTCAAGAAATGTTCGGAGAGGACTCAGTGCCGAAGATGTTTAAGGGCGAGAAGTTACACGTGGAGGTGAACGGCAAGAGAGCGGATATTGATCTTCTGGCCTTG GATGTAACAAGCAATGATGAAGCGTTAGAGCGGATGGTTCAGTCGGCCATTTCAAAATTGTACGCAGCGTTGGCACCCGTTAAACCACCCCCACCACCTACTTGCTGA
- the LOC110995529 gene encoding delta(24)-sterol reductase: MLPDFVKERLIKWLEDHRELVVCAFCLPASFMFTLVLRIRNAVRRFNSSSQRHDVAVKEIQSRVQQWKKQPRGLLCTSRPNWLSLSTTFFQKHLHHRIPIPLYDILELNEEEMTVRVEPMCTIGDITEYLIPKGYSLAVTIELVDATLGGLAFGTGMSTHSHKAGLYHETITSYEVVLGDGSLVTATANNEYSDLYKALPWSHGSLGFLVALTLKIVKIKPYIKIKYTPVTGQKNYCDTLREYSGANEAKPKYYPDYIEGTIFSKDEAVIMTGDYSDYDPLVPINHCSKWYKPWFYKHVESFLKKGAAEELIPVRDYLLRHNRSIFWVVEDMVSFGNHPLFRILFGWLLPPKPAFLKFTTTPGVRAYTFTKQVFQDIVLPIHELEKQIDLSTELFDKFPLLVYPCKVFDHGPSSGQLRRPPSIYMVPGTKYAMYNDLGVYGVPGKVKDKEPYNPVEAMRKMEKFTRDVGGFSFLYADIFMTRKEFEVMFDLSLYEYIRKKYKAEGAFPDLYDKVKPEIDVFAIGENNAILS, from the exons ATGCTACCGGATTTCGTAAAGGAGCGACTGATAAAATGGCTAGAGGATCACCGCGAGTTAGTTGTCTGCGCATTTTGCTTGCCGGCCAGCTTCATGTTCACATTGGTTCTGCGCATACGCAACGCTGTGCGGCGTTTCAATAGTAGCTCACAAAGACACGATGTTGCGGTCAAAGAGATACAGTCTAGa GTGCAGCAATGGAAGAAGCAGCCCAGAGGCCTGCTATGCACATCTCGGCCCAATTGGTTATCGCTATCGACAACGTTCTTTCAAAAGCACCTACACCATCGTATTCCCATACCATTATACGATATTTTGGAGTTAAACGAAGAGGAGATGACTGTTCGAGTGGAACCAATGTGTACTATTGGAGATATTACCGAATATCTTATACCTAAAGGATATTCGCTTGCTGTGACCATTGAGTTAGTTGACGCAACTTTAGGAG GTCTCGCTTTCGGCACGGGAATGTCGACTCACTCCCACAAAGCTGGCCTCTACCATGAAACAATTACGAGCTATGAAGTCGTTTTGGGTGATGGATCCTTGGTAACGGCCACCGCGAACAATGAGTACTCAGACTTATACAAAGCTCTGCCCTGGTCTCACGGCAGTTTAGGATTTCTAGTCGCGTTGACACTTAAAATAGTCAAAATAAAgccttacataaaaataaaatacacgcCAGTTACTGGACAGAAGAATTATTGTGATACATTAAGGGAGTATTCTGGTGCGAATGAAGCCAAACCCAAATACTATCCAGATTATATCGAAGGCACTATTTTCAGCAAGGACGAAGCCGTCATAATGACGGGAGATTATTCCGACTACGACCCCTTAGTTCCTATCAATCACTGTTCTAAATGGTACAAGCCATGGTTTTACAAACACGTCgaatcatttttaaagaaaggCGCAGCTGAGGAGTTGATACCTGTTAGAGATTACCTTCTTCGGCATAATAGATCTATTTTCTGGGTAGTCGAAGACATGGTATCGTTTGGCAACCACCCACTATTCAGAATTCTATTTGGCTGGTTGTTACCCCCGAAACCAGCGTTTTTGAAGTTCACTACCACACCTGGAGTACGGGCATACACTTTTACGAAACAGGTATTCCAAGATATCGTGTTACCTATACACGAACTGGAAAAGCAGATTGACTTAAGCACGGAGTTATTTGACAAATTTCCATTGCTAGTTTATCCGTGCAAAGTATTTGATCACGGTCCATCGTCTGGCCAGCTTCGTCGGCCGCCCTCTATTTATATGGTGCCAGGTACTAAATACGCAATGTACAACGATTTAGGGGTGTACGGAGTACCAGGAAAGGTGAAAGATAAGGAACCGTACAACCCAGTAGAAGCAATGAGAAAAATGGAGAAGTTCACAAGAGACGTTGGAGGTTTCTCCTTTCTTTACGCGGACATTTTTATGACGAGGAAAGAGTTTGAGGTTATGTTTGATCTGTCATTGTACGAGTACATCAGAAAGAAGTATAAAGCGGAAGGTGCGTTCCCAGACTTGTACGATAAGGTCAAACCAGAAATTGATGTATTTGCAATTGGCGAGAACAATGCGATTTTAAGTTAA
- the LOC110995525 gene encoding general transcription factor IIH subunit 4, producing the protein MSESSKSKSSNLNATPTLQCKDLHEYLKSRSSQFLETLYNYPTICLAVYRELPELARHFIIRLLFVEQPVPQAVVASWVTQTHAKEQSKASEALSELSVWHEAPIPGGLPGWLLSQSFKKNLKIALLGGGRPWSMSQTLEPDGKARDVAFLDAYALERWECVLHYMVGSQQTEGISADAVRILLHAGLMTRDAEDGSAVITKAGFQFLLLSTAKQVWLFLQHYLHTAEKRNLSSAECLAYLYQLSFSTLGKDYSTEGMSNNMLMFLQHLREFGLVYQRKRKAGRFYPTRLALNITCVRDGIAPLEAKRSQGYIVVESNYRLYGYTQSTLQVALLGLFTELMYRFPNLVVGVITRESVRQAFRGGISAQQIIKFLEQHAHPQMLCAESGGIRTSSLLPPTVVDQIRLWESERNRFTYTEGVVYNQFLSQADFVVLRDYARTQGVLSWQNERTRTMVVTRPGHDDVKKFWKRYSKSS; encoded by the exons atgtcCGAATCCTCAAAATCGAAATCTTCTAACTTAAATGCTACACCTACCTTGCAATGTAAAGATCTACACGAGTATCTTAAAAGTCGGTCTTCTCAGTTTTTGGAGACTCTATACAATTACCCTACAATTTGTTTAGCAGTGTATAG AGAATTGCCAGAACTGGCTCGACACTTTATAATTCGCCTTCTTTTTGTCGAACAGCCAGTCCCACAAGCAGTTGTTGCATCGTGGGTCACACAAACACATGCTAA ggAACAAAGCAAAGCTTCTGAGGCATTATCAGAACTGTCAGTATGGCATGAGGCACCTATACCTGGAGGCTTACCGGGATGGTTATTATCACAgtcatttaagaaaaatttaaaaattgctcTTTTGGGTgg TGGCCGCCCATGGAGTATGTCTCAAACCTTGGAACCAGATGGCAAAGCCAGGGATGTAGCATTCTTAGATGCCTATGCACTTGAGCGATGGGAATGTGTTCTTCATTACATGGTTGGCAGTCAGCAAACAGAAGGAATTAGTGCTGATGCTGTAAGGATATTGCTTCATGCCGGACTCATGACTAG agatGCGGAGGATGGCTCAGCGGTTATAACCAAAGCTGGCTTTCAGTTCCTTTTGCTCAGTACGGCTAAACaa gTATGGTTATTCCTTCAACATTATCTACATACTGCGGAGAAGAGGAATCTGAGTTCAGCGGAATGTTTAGCTTATCTATACCAACTCAGTTTTAGTACTCTTGGAAAG gatTATAGTACAGAAGGCATGAGCAACAATATGCTAATGTTTTTACAGCATTTGAGGGAGTTTGGACTCGTCTATCAGAGaaag CGAAAAGCGGGTCGCTTTTACCCCACGCGTCTGGCGCTGAATATAACCTGTGTTCGAGATGGTATAGCGCCGTTGGAAGCCAAAAGGTCCCAAGGGTATATAGTCGTTGAGAGTAATTATCGACTTTACGGCTATACGCAGAGCACATTGCAAGTCGCACTATTGGGACTCTTCACCGAGCTAATGTATAG gttcCCTAATTTGGTGGTCGGAGTGATAACTCGTGAATCAGTGCGTCAGGCGTTTCGAGGTGGAATCTCTGCGCAACAGATCATCAAGTTTCTGGAGCAGCATGCACATCCACAG ATGCTGTGTGCTGAATCTGGTGGTATCCGGACATCGTCGCTTCTCCCGCCAACAGTCGTGGATCAAATAAGACTTTGGGAGAGTGAGAGGAACCGCTTCACGTACACCGAGGGAGTGGTCTACAACCAGTTCTTATCACAG gCTGATTTCGTAGTATTACGAGATTATGCGCGTACGCAGGGCGTACTAAGTTGGCAGAACGAGCGCACTCGTACTATGGTTGTGACAAGACCGGGACACGATGACGTCAAGAAGTTCTGGAAACGCTACTCCAAGTCCTCATAG
- the LOC110995527 gene encoding pro-epidermal growth factor-like, with the protein MRAKGSSSKFESGHVIASRISYKSPSNVKIVYLPRAPSVRSERTMQSLVVWWAVVSAAWALAGACSSSISKRPARPARPQRPPPQPQPQPRLNVTFPIFKCEPDYSEYYCLNGGVCFTVVISDSPIYNCECRNGYVGQRCEFKDLDNSYVLTSRQLMMETASIAGGATVAVFLAILVCFGAWVRLHRRGKAPPSAERGLVHLVAVATPRGQLPVCTAPTL; encoded by the coding sequence ATGCGAGCGAAGGGTTCGAGTTCGAAATTCGAAAGCGGTCATGTCATCGCCTCTCGGATTTCGTATAAGTCACCGTCCAATGTCAAAATCGTGTATTTACCGCGAGCGCCGAGCGTCCGGAGCGAGCGGACAATGCAGTCTTTGGTAGTGTGGTGGGCGGTGGTGTCTGCAGCTTGGGCGCTGGCGGGCGCCTGCTCGAGCTCCATCTCGAAGCGGCCCGCGAGGCCTGCGAGGCCGCAGCGCCCGCCGCCGCAGCCGCAACCGCAGCCGCGTCTCAACGTCACCTTCCCCATCTTCAAGTGCGAGCCCGACTACTCGGAGTATTATTGCCTCAACGGTGGAGTGTGCTTTACTGTAGTGATCTCGGACAGTCCTATCTATAATTGTGAGTGCCGAAACGGTTACGTGGGGCAGCGGTGCGAGTTCAAGGACTTGGATAACTCGTATGTGTTGACGAGCCGGCAGCTCATGATGGAGACGGCGTCGATCGCCGGCGGCGCCACTGTGGCCGTGTTCCTTGCGATTCTAGTCTGCTTCGGGGCGTGGGTGCGGCTGCACCGGCGGGGCAAAGCGCCTCCGTCGGCTGAGCGCGGCCTGGTGCACCTGGTGGCTGTAGCGACGCCCCGGGGTCAGCTGCCGGTCTGCACTGCTCCTACTCTATAG